The bacterium genome segment GCGTTTACGTCTCACCATCCCGCGATGATGCAGTCCCGCGTAACCGTCCGTTTTCAGGATGACACGGCGCGGAGCACGCAGGTGCGTTGGCCGAGCGGATCGCCGCAGAATCCGATCGCCCCCGATGCGCTGACGGCGAAATTTCTTGGGTTGCTCGGCGGCGACGCCGACCGACTGCACGCCCGGAGGTTCATCGACATGGTCCGGGGCGTGGATCGGGCCGCGCGCGTCACGGCCGTCGGCCGGTGGCTCCGGCGATGGACCTCCCCGGGCTCCACCGCACGGACGGCGGGACCGATCGCCGACCCGGTCCGCGCCGGCACGGCCAGGGGGGCGTCATGATTCGCGGGCCTGCGGACGGCAGTACCCGCGTGCGGACGACGGGCATTCGGTTCGTGACTGGCGGTCTGTTGGCGCGCCCCGGCGGCCGGGCGGGCGCGTTGGCAGCCCTGTCCGCCGCGGTCGACGCTGTCCGCGCGACGCCGGCGTGGGACACCTTCTCGCGCCACGACGGGCACGTCGACCCGTCCTTCGACGCGCCCGTCGTCCAGTCGGATCTGGCGAAAGCGACCGCCGCGACAAGCGACATCGCCACGCGCGCGGCGCACGCGAGGGCGTAACCGGGGGGGAAAGGGACCGATGGCGCTACGCGGCAAGTGGGCCCTGGTCACCGGCTCCGGCCGAAACATCGGGGCGGCCGTGGCGGACGCACTGGCGCGCGAGGGCGTCAACGTGGTGGTCAACGTGCGCGCGGCGCGTGCGGAGGGCGAGGCCGTGGTGAACGCGCTCACCGGCCGGGGCGTCGACGCGTGCCTGGTCGTCGCCGACGTCTCCAACCCGGACCAGGTCCGGGCGCTCGGGCGCGAGGTTCTCGAGCGCACCGGCGGAATCGACATCCTGGTCAACAACGTCGGGATCGCCCCGATGCACCGTCTTCGCGAAACGACCGACGAACAGTGGGATCTCATACTGCGGACGAGCCTGTTCAGCGCCTTCTATTGTGTTCGCGAACTCGTCGATGCCATGGTCGGACGGCGGTGGGGCCGCATCGTCAACGTCGGAGGGCAGGCGGGCCTTCGGGGCACGAAATACAAGTCGGCGAACGCCGCGGCGAAGGGCGGCCTGGTCGGATTCACGCGCGCCGTGGCGAACGAGTTCGCGGAGTTCGGGATCACGTGCAACCACGTGGCGCCCGGTCTTCTCGAGCGGAGCCACGAACGGCCGTACTACGACGACGAAACGGGGGCGCTCGACCCCGAGTTCCGCCGTCGATGGCTGGACCGGGTCCCGGCGGGACGGCCCGGTAGCGCCGAGGAGGTCGCGGCCGTGTGCGCCTTCCTCTGTTCCGAAGCCGCCGGCTACGTGACGGGCCAGACGATTCTCGTGAACGGCGGCATGATGTTTGTATGAGGCGGCGATGCGCCCCCGCCGACATCACCGAGCCGCTGGACGTGACAGCGTGACCGCCATCCGGTCGATCGCCAAGGCCGGTCAGTTGCTGGCGCTGTTTTCGTCCGAACACCCGGTGATCCGCGTCGGCGAGGCGAGCCGGCGGCTGGGCCTGACGCGCAGCACGGTCTCGCGTCTGTTCTCCACGCTCGCCGGCGCCGGCATCGTGGCGCTGGACGAATCCGGGGTGGGGTACCGCCCCGGGCCGCGCGTGCTCGCGCTCGCGCAGCTCGCGACGGGATGGATGAGCCTGCGCGGCGTCGCGCTGCCGGTGATGCGGGAGCTCGTGAGCTCGACGCGGGAGACCGTGGGGCTGCACATTCGCTCGGGCGACCATCGGGTCTGCATCGAGGTCGTCCCGAGCCCGCAGGAGTTGCGCTGGGTCGCCGCGCTCGGCGTGCCGCTGCCGCTGCACGCGGGGTCGGCCGGGAAGGTTCTGCTCGCGCACGCGCCGGCGGACGATCTCGACCGCTACCTGCGCGCCGGCCTGCGGGCGCTCACGGCGCACACGATCACGGATGCTCGGAAGTTCCGCGCTGAACTGGCGCGCGTCCGCCGGGCCGGCTATGCGGTCAGCGTCGATGAGCGTGCCGTGAACGTGTCGGGGGTCGCGGCGCCGGTGCGCGACGCGCTGGGCACGGTGATCGCGGTTCTGGC includes the following:
- a CDS encoding IclR family transcriptional regulator, with amino-acid sequence MTAIRSIAKAGQLLALFSSEHPVIRVGEASRRLGLTRSTVSRLFSTLAGAGIVALDESGVGYRPGPRVLALAQLATGWMSLRGVALPVMRELVSSTRETVGLHIRSGDHRVCIEVVPSPQELRWVAALGVPLPLHAGSAGKVLLAHAPADDLDRYLRAGLRALTAHTITDARKFRAELARVRRAGYAVSVDERAVNVSGVAAPVRDALGTVIAVLACAGPTSRWTRRAMERAAPAVVAAADRISRTLGYRASRPTSSTRKGCA
- a CDS encoding SDR family oxidoreductase; the encoded protein is MALRGKWALVTGSGRNIGAAVADALAREGVNVVVNVRAARAEGEAVVNALTGRGVDACLVVADVSNPDQVRALGREVLERTGGIDILVNNVGIAPMHRLRETTDEQWDLILRTSLFSAFYCVRELVDAMVGRRWGRIVNVGGQAGLRGTKYKSANAAAKGGLVGFTRAVANEFAEFGITCNHVAPGLLERSHERPYYDDETGALDPEFRRRWLDRVPAGRPGSAEEVAAVCAFLCSEAAGYVTGQTILVNGGMMFV